AATTTAAAGCGATTTAAAGTATTTTAATCACCAAGTGATACTATTTGACCTTAAATAAATTTAAACGAAGTAAAACATACTAAAAATAGGTCAATATTATAAGTTGTAACTATAAAAAATATAAAAAGAATAAGTAATTCTTATAGTTATAAAAATCAAATTATTAATATCAATTTAAAAACAAAATCCTTCTAAAAGCTTTATTACTTTTGCATCTCATAAAAATGAAAAAATGAAAAACATAATTGTAATTTTTGCTATTGTATTATTAGCATCTTGCCAACAAGAAAAAATTGGATACGTAGATAACGTTAAATTAATGGATGAGTATCAACAAAAAATTGATGTTGAATCTAAATTCAAAGTTAAGGCAGATGCTTTAGCAAAAAAAAGAGATAGCATATCGCAAGCATTTCAAATGGAAGCTCAAGCTTTTCAAACTAAAGCACAATCCATGTCTCAATCTAAAGCACAAGAAGAATATGCCGCTATGCAACAAAAGGGACAAATTATTGGTCAGCAATTACAACAACAAGACCAACAATTACAAATGGAAGGACAAACTGAAATGGATAGTATAGTCTCTAAAGTAAAAGAAGAAATTAAAGCATACGGAAAAACAAACGGCTACTCCTATATCTTAGGCGGAGGAGATGGTGGTAGTGTTCTTTACGGT
The sequence above is a segment of the Maribacter dokdonensis DSW-8 genome. Coding sequences within it:
- a CDS encoding OmpH family outer membrane protein, whose amino-acid sequence is MKNIIVIFAIVLLASCQQEKIGYVDNVKLMDEYQQKIDVESKFKVKADALAKKRDSISQAFQMEAQAFQTKAQSMSQSKAQEEYAAMQQKGQIIGQQLQQQDQQLQMEGQTEMDSIVSKVKEEIKAYGKTNGYSYILGGGDGGSVLYGTEANDLTDEIVKILNDKYKK